The following proteins come from a genomic window of Trifolium pratense cultivar HEN17-A07 linkage group LG4, ARS_RC_1.1, whole genome shotgun sequence:
- the LOC123921273 gene encoding peptidyl-prolyl cis-trans isomerase CYP26-2, chloroplastic — translation MLQNSRILQTSPQPFNPPPHTSAPSPSSFQLLPTTPHFPILKQQCRLSRRELAIYSNSCLLLLLGDGSRARAEDDVTNSDQQGENLTNTLSCTARKPTKQVFFDISVDREPVGRVTIELYGDDVPAGVERFSKIISGAAGVSYRRKEFVKIMPNYVQHGGLRSYGVDAELANKTGSNLAAENLVEEWERIYEKCPGTKNVAGSVGIIVRDPSKPPPKFKLVARLGKLEIDQEEVGTDPNGTEFVIATKDSPELDTSSLVIGRVVGGMEVVERISQVKTVQENTSSPYFKVAKLIGDKRAVVAERGFNRPYSKVVVTNCGVIQ, via the exons ATGCTACAAAACTCAAGGATACTGCAAACTTCTCCTCAACCATTCAATCCACCACCTCATACATCAGCACCATCACCTTCATCATTCCAACTATTACCTACCACACCACATTTTCCAATCCTCAAACAGCAATGCAGGTTATCGCGTAGAGAGCTCGCAATCTACAGCAACTCTTGCTTGCTACTTCTTTTGGGCGATGGATCCAGAGCAAGAGCAGAAGATGATGTAACCAACAGTGACCAACAGGGAGAGAATTTGACTAATACTCTTAGTTGCACTGCAAGAAAACCAACTAAACAAGTTTTCTTTGACATATCTGTTGATCGCGAACCAGTTGGTCGCGTTACTATAGAGCTCTATGGAGACGATGTCCCAGCAGGTGTTGAGAGGTTTAGCAAGATTATCAGTGGAGCCGCTGGTGTAAGCTATAGAAGGAAAGAGTTTGTCAAAATCATGCCGAATTATGTCCAACATGGCGGTCTTAGATCCTATGGGGTGGATGCGGAACTTGCTAACAAGACAGGAAGCAATTTGGCTGCTGAAAATCTTGTTGAGGAATGGGAAAGAATATATGAGAAATGTCCTGGGACTAAAAACGTGGCTGGAAGTGTAGGCATTATTGTGAGAGATCCATCAAAACCACCCCCTAAGTTTAAACTGGTTGCAAGACTAGGGAAACTTGAGATTGATCAAGAAGAAGTTGGAACAGATCCTAATGGGACAGAATTTGTCATTGCGACCAAGGATTCGCCAGAATTGGATACTTCGTCTCTAGTAATTGGAAGGGTGGTAGGAGGGATGGAGGTTGTGGAGAGGATTAGTCAGGTGAAAACTGTACAAGAGAATACAAGCTCTCCATATTTCAA GGTGGCAAAGCTTATAGGAGACAAGAGGGCTGTTGTAGCCGAAAGGGGATTCAACCGCCCTTACTCCAAAGTTGTCGTTACAAACTGTGGTGTAATACAGTAG
- the LOC123921272 gene encoding uncharacterized protein LOC123921272 — MSQDSEKRFRSIMDKLFHSSKSSSNNHSLSSSSGVQLSTSRGKKRGFQSIVSASGGGGGDRRGDDQSSLAAVTESQGHLCRPWDRADFMKRLATFKSISWFAKPKRVSAVNCARRGWINVDVDTIACEECGARLLFSTPASWNHQQVEKAALVFSLKLDNGHKLLCPWIDNACSETVARFPPTSPPVLVDNYRERCSALSQLSALPRISSSTIDHMQSPLLDDFLGQSLMQECENGSFEHSGIEDVSSQEELKLYYQAQRLISLCGWELRSLPYAVDCKDVSNQSHKNSTIIYCPQVVDDATNKSLIVYSADNNESSKVDENSKYSIGEQMDPNSVVFDCSLCGATVGLWAFCTVPRPVQSIRLVGYAELNGENDVVTQSSLNKNTNDLENRQGVNNAVSDVANSSKGASSSLNMTIAGGPPPTKQNFKAIISLPVIGQNLRARLSYDYDIRDHFFVDLGGSQSHSQIRIQEITDNTVNTSIRQLVPVSSEIREISNCETDSQASIRDSVVDNVLEGTHSAQQPSSLKDKIPVQAETDRSKSSSVGDPSSSKKNLAEDEALSVSHKTKEASNVETCGVKERVENPTSSEGVHNSLGKFKNPTMSEKAMEFDPIRQHRHFCPWIASDDDGEPGWKQTLSALYRPKEHSQHSPNTSPSSMPIIKVDDPVGSIRKLFKSPPTRRTKLTHISSQNAELG, encoded by the exons ATGAGCCAAGATTCTGAGAAGAGGTTTCGTTCAATCATGGATAAGCTCTTCCATTCTTCCAAATCTTCATCTAACAATCATTCACTCTCCAG TTCATCGGGGGTGCAATTATCAACTTCAAGGGGTAAGAAACGTGGTTTTCAGTCAATTGTATCAGCATCTGGAGGTGGAGGAGGAGATAGGAGAGGAGATGATCAGTCTTCATTAGCTGCTGTAACTGAATCACAAGGTCATCTCTGTCGACCGTGGGATCGTGCTGATTTTATGAAGAGATTAGCTACATTTAAATCTATATCATGGTTTGCTAAACCTAAG AGAGTAAGTGCTGTCAATTGTGCTAGAAGAGGTTGGATCAATGTTGATGTTGACACTATAGCCTGTGAAGAATGCGGGGCGCGTCTTCTGTTCTCTACACCAGCATCTTGGAATCACCAGCAGG TGGAGAAGGCAGCATTGGTCTTCAGTTTAAAGTTGGATAATGGACATAAATTACTTTGTCCATGGATTGACAATGCCTGCAGTGAAACAGTGGCACGATTTCCTCCAACATCACCTCCAGTATTAGTTGATAATTACAGAGAACGCTGTTCTGCTCTCTCGCAATTGTCAGCTCTTCCGCGTATTTCATCTTCTACAATAGACCACATGCAAAGCCCACTTCTGGATGACTTTCTTGGACAATCATTGATGCAGGAGTGTGAAAATGGTTCTTTCGAACATTCTGGAATAGAAGATGTCAGTAGTCAAGAGGAACTGAAATTGTATTACCAG GCTCAAAGGCTAATAAGTTTATGCGGCTGGGAACTTCGCTCTTTACCTTATGCCGTTGACTGCAAGGATGTATCAAATCAGTCTCATAAAAATTCAACTATTATATACTGTCCTCAAGTAGTTGATGATGCGACGAATAAAAGTCTCATCGTCTATTCTGCTGACAATAATGAAAGTTCAAAAGTGGATGAAAATTCCAAGTATTCTATTGGGGAACAAATGGATCCCAATTCTGTAGTTTTCGATTGTTCCCTATGTGGAGCCACTGTTGGATTGTGGGCATTCTGTACAGTTCCTCGGCCTGTGCAATCAATCAGATTAGTGGGATATGCAGAATTGAATGGTGAAAATGATGTCGTGACACAGAGTTCActcaataaaaatacaaatgatcTTGAAAATAGGCAGGGGGTAAATAATGCCGTGTCTGACGTTGCAAATTCATCAAAGGGCGCATCTTCGAGTCTAAATATGACAATTGCAGGGGGTCCTCCCCCAACAAAGCAAAACTTCAAAGCAATAATATCTTTGCCTGTTATTGGTCAGAATTTAAGAGCTCGTCTTTCTTATGATTATGATATTAGAgatcatttttttgttgatctGGGCGGTAGTCAGTCACATTCACAGATCAGGATTCAGGAGATAACTGATAACACGGTTAATACCTCTATTAGACAACTTGTTCCTGTATCATCTGAGATAAgagaaatttcaaattgtgaaaCTGATTCTCAAGCAAGCATTCGCGACTCAGTTGTAGACAATGTTTTAGAGGGCACCCATTCTGCACAACAACCTTCCAGTCTTAAGGACAAGATTCCCGTACAAGCAGAAACTGATAGATCAAAGAGTTCATCTGTAGGCGATCCTAGTAGCTCTAAG AAAAACTTGGCAGAAGATGAAGCACTTTCTGTATCACATAAGACCAAGGAAGCTAGTAATGTTGAAACTTGCGGAGTGAAAGAAAGAGTAGAGAATCCAACTAGCAGTGAAGGTGTACATAATAGTTTAG GTAAGTTTAAGAATCCAACAATGTCTGAGAAAGCAATGGAATTTGATCCAATCAGACAGCACAGACACTTCTGCCCATGGATTGCATCGGATGACGATGGAGAGCCTGGGTGGAAACAAACATTATCTGCTCTGTATCGACCAAAAGAACATTCACAACATTCTCCAAATACATCTCCGTCATCTATGCCCATTATTAAG GTAGATGACCCTGTTGGTTCAATCAGAAAGCTTTTCAAGTCTCCACCTACGAGAAGAACGAAACTTACTCACATTTCGAGCCAAAATGCAGAGCTTGGGTAG
- the LOC123922723 gene encoding serine carboxypeptidase-like 45, with amino-acid sequence MKKKDLWYNMSFNLAHDNNSSFHRCTFIFFILVISLRLSCSSQVDEVTRLPNQPKVGFKQYVGYVFLDHNRALFYYFVEAQINPASKPLVLWLNGGPGCSSIGQGAFGEHGPFKPTKQR; translated from the exons atgaaaaagaaagatctATGGTACAATATGAGCTTCAACTTGGCTCATGATAATAACTCTTCATTTCACAGATGCacattcatcttcttcattctcGTTATAAGTTTAAGATTGAGTTGCTCTTCTCAAGTTGATGAGGTAACAAGGTTACCTAATCAGCCCAAAGTTGGATTCAAACAATATGTCGGGTATGTTTTCCTTGATCATAACAGAGCCCTGTTCTACTATTTCGTCGAAGCTCAGATAAATCCTGCTTCAAAACCACTCGTACTTTGGCTCAATGGAG GTCCCGGCTGTTCGTCCATTGGACAAGGAGCATTTGGTGAACATGGTCCTTTCAAGCCTACAAAACAGAGGTAA
- the LOC123923341 gene encoding serine carboxypeptidase-like 45 isoform X1, producing the protein MKKKDLWYNMSFNLAHDNNSSFHICTFIFFILVISLRLSCSSQVDEVTRLPNQPKVGFKQYVGYVFLDHNRALLYYFVEAQIDPASKPLVLWLNGGPGCSSIGQGAFGEHGPFKPTRKGHLVKNHYSWNRGKVEEECAYVK; encoded by the exons atgaaaaagaaagatctATGGTACAATATGAGCTTCAACTTGGCTCATGATAATAACTCTTCATTTCACATATGCacattcatcttcttcattctcGTTATAAGTTTAAGATTGAGTTGCTCTTCTCAAGTTGATGAGGTAACAAGGTTACCTAATCAGCCCAAAGTTGGATTCAAACAATATGTCGGGTATGTTTTCCTTGATCATAACAGAGCCCTGTTATACTATTTCGTCGAAGCTCAGATAGATCCTGCTTCAAAACCACTCGTACTTTGGCTCAATGGAG GTCCCGGCTGTTCATCCATTGGACAAGGAGCATTTGGTGAACATGGTCCTTTCAAGCCTACAAGGAAAGGCCATTTGGTGAAAAACCACTATAGTTGGAACAGAGGTAAAGTTGAAGAAGAATGTGCATATGTGAAATGA
- the LOC123923341 gene encoding serine carboxypeptidase-like 45 isoform X3 has product MKKKDLQYNMSFNSSFHRCTFIFFILVISLRLSCSSQVDEVTRLPNQPKVGFKQYVGYVFLDHNRALLYYFVEAQIDPASKPLVLWLNGGPGCSSIGQGAFGEHGPFKPTRKGHLVKNHYSWNRGKVEEECAYVK; this is encoded by the exons atgaaaaagaaagatctACAGTACAATATGAGCTTCAACTCTTCATTTCACAGATGCac attcatcttcttcattctcGTTATAAGTTTAAGATTGAGTTGCTCTTCTCAAGTTGATGAGGTAACAAGGTTACCTAATCAGCCCAAAGTTGGATTCAAACAATATGTCGGGTATGTTTTCCTTGATCATAACAGAGCCCTGTTATACTATTTCGTCGAAGCTCAGATAGATCCTGCTTCAAAACCACTCGTACTTTGGCTCAATGGAG GTCCCGGCTGTTCATCCATTGGACAAGGAGCATTTGGTGAACATGGTCCTTTCAAGCCTACAAGGAAAGGCCATTTGGTGAAAAACCACTATAGTTGGAACAGAGGTAAAGTTGAAGAAGAATGTGCATATGTGAAATGA
- the LOC123923341 gene encoding serine carboxypeptidase-like 45 isoform X2 — MKKKDLQYNMSFNSSFHRCTFIFFILVISLRLSCSSHVDEVTRLPNQPKVEFKQYAGYVFLDHDRALFYYFVQAQIDSASKPHVLWLNGGPGCSSIGQGAFGEHGPFKPTRKGHLVKNHYSWNRGKVEEECAYVK; from the exons atgaaaaagaaagatctACAGTACAATATGAGCTTCAACTCTTCATTTCACAGATGCacattcatcttcttcattctcGTTATAAGTTTAAGATTGAGTTGCTCTTCTCATGTTGATGAGGTAACAAGGTTACCTAATCAGCCCAAAGTTGAATTCAAACAATATGCCGGGTATGTTTTCCTTGATCATGACAGAGCCCTGTTCTACTATTTCGTCCAAGCTCAAATAGATTCTGCTTCAAAACCACACGTACTTTGGCTCAATGGAG GTCCCGGCTGTTCATCCATTGGACAAGGAGCATTTGGTGAACATGGTCCTTTCAAGCCTACAAGGAAAGGCCATTTGGTGAAAAACCACTATAGTTGGAACAGAGGTAAAGTTGAAGAAGAATGTGCATATGTGAAATGA
- the LOC123923340 gene encoding serine carboxypeptidase-like 45 has product MKKKDLRYNMSFNLTHDNNSSFHICTFIFFVLVISLRLSCSSQVDEVTRLPNQPKVGFKQYAGYVFLDHDRALFYYFVEAQIDPASKPLVLWLNGGPGCSSIGQGAFGEHGPFKPTRKGHLVKNHYSWNREANMIYLDSPVGVGFSFSVNQSSYYLVNDEMTARDNLLFLQGWFTKFPKYKNNDFFITGESYAGHYAPQLAQLILQTKSTNINLKGIAIGNPLLEFNRDFNSDADFWWSHGQIKDSTFQMLKTVCNYSTIRRQGRSGKLSPNCSEVNQKLSMEVGGYTDTFDVIADMCPPPEKHQAYVLTEMQAAAKKIDVCVEDETVTYLNRKEVYNALNAKLVGITHWSACSSVLVYNFQNLEIPTISLLGRLVKSGVRVVVYSGDQDSMIPFIGTRSLINELAKDLGLNITEEYRAWFRSKHVAGWTEVYGDILTFATIRGAGHAAPFYQPGRSLLLIKAFLDGNPLPNRH; this is encoded by the exons atgaaaaagaaagatctACGATACAATATGAGCTTCAACTTGACTCATGATAATAACTCTTCATTTCACATATGTACATTCATCTTCTTCGTTCTTGTTATAAGTTTAAGATTGAGTTGCTCTTCTCAAGTTGATGAGGTAACAAGGTTACCTAATCAACCCAAAGTTGGATTCAAACAATATGCCGGGTATGTTTTCCTTGATCATGACAGAGCCCTGTTCTACTATTTCGTCGAAGCTCAGATAGATCCTGCTTCAAAACCACTCGTACTTTGGCTCAATGGAG GTCCCGGCTGTTCGTCCATTGGACAAGGAGCATTTGGTGAACATGGTCCTTTCAAGCCTACAAGGAAAGGCCATTTGGTGAAAAACCACTATAGTTGGAACAGAG AAGCTAACATGATTTACCTAGACTCTCCTGTTGGTGTTGGCTTCTCATTTTCGGTCAACCAATCTTCTTATTATCTTGTGAATGATGAAATGACAG CGAGGGATAATCTGTTGTTTCTACAGGGCTGGTTCACAAAATTCCCCAAGTACAAAAACAACGACTTCTTTATAACCGGGGAAAGCTATGCAG GTCATTATGCACCTCAACTTGCACAACTTATCCTCCAAACCAAATCCACCAACATTAACTTGAAGGGGATAGCC ATAGGAAATCCTCTTCTAGAATTCAACAGAGATTTCAACTCTGATGCTGATTTTTGGTGGTCCCATGGACAAATTAAAGATTCGACATTTCAGATGTTAAAAACAGTATGCAACTATTCCACCATTCGAAGACAAGGTCGATCTGGGAAACTTAGTCCCAATTGTTCAGAAGTGAACCAAAAATTATCAATGGAG GTTGGTGGATATACTGATACTTTTGATGTTATTGCTGATATGTGTCCACCACCAGAAAAACACCAAGCTTATGTATTGACTGAAATG CAAGCTGCTGCAAAGAAGATAGACGTATGTGTGGAAGATGAAACCGTCACATACTTGAATAGGAAAGAAGTGTACAATGCACTAAATGCCAAGCTTGTAGGGATAACCCACTGGTCAGCCTGCAGTTC AGTTCTAGTATATAATTTTCAGAATCTTGAGATTCCAACAATCTCTTTGCTAGGGAGACTTGTAAAATCAGGCGTAAGAGTTGTAGTATACAG TGGAGATCAAGATTCTATGATCCCATTTATTGGAACACGGTCGTTAATAAATGAATTGGCCAAGGATCTAGGATTGAACATAACTGAGGAGTATAGAGCTTGGTTTAGGAGTAAACAT GTTGCAGGATGGACAGAGGTATATGGTGACATACTCACCTTTGCAACAATAAGAGGAGCTGGACATGCCGCGCCCTTTTATCAACCAGGGAGGTCCCTGCTGCTTATCAAGGCATTTTTGGATGGAAACCCACTTCCAAATAGACATTGA
- the LOC123919484 gene encoding mavicyanin — protein sequence MASMFKAVSHPLFLILILFSASQFLVINGAQFEVGGKVGWVVPNSKDKDEMYNQWASQNRFKIDDTIHFKYEKDSVMVVSEEEYEKCKSARPLFFGNNGDTVFKFERPGLFYFISGVSGHCTRGQKMIIKVLDIEPEEQEPITAPSPQSSNENAPTIHSKAAQITPITITISTLFALLSF from the exons ATGGCTTCTATGTTCAAAGCTGTCTCACACCCACTTTTCCTTATCTTGATTCTTTTCTCTGCCTCCCAATTTTTGGTCATCAATGGTGCTCAATTTGAAGTTGGAGGTAAAGTTGGTTGGGTTGTCCCTAACTCAAAGGACAAAGATGAAATGTATAACCAATGGGCTTCCCAAAATAGATTCAAAATTGATGACACCATTC ATTTCAAGTACGAGAAAGACTCGGTGATGGTGGTGAGTGAAGAAGAATATGAAAAATGCAAATCCGCTCGTCCACTCTTTTTCGGCAACAATGGCGACACGGTTTTCAAATTTGAGCGACCGGGATTGTTCTACTTCATTAGTGGTGTTAGTGGTCATTGTACAAGAGGACAGAAAATGATCATCAAGGTTTTGGACATTGAACCAGAAGAACAAGAACCAATTACAGCACCCTCACCACAATCTTCAAATGAGAATGCACCAACAATACATTCTAAAGCTGCTCAAATAACTCCTATTACTATCACAATATCCACACTCTTTGCTTTGTTGAGTTTTTAG
- the LOC123923347 gene encoding DEAD-box ATP-dependent RNA helicase 27-like, whose protein sequence is MAEPENNLQISSSMDETNNKHKHKKKKHDKKRPRDIVEEEEEEENVKNTHSNGEISKKKKKNKEEEENEVEVETELEEKKVKNNSGSGIMSNESFASLELSKSTSKAIMDMGFQNMTQIQARAIPPLLNGKNVLGAARTGSGKTLAFLIPAVELLHKLKFNPRDGAGVVVICPTRELAIQTHDVAKELLKYHSQTLGLIIGGSSRKSEAQHLAKGVNILVATPGRLLDHLQNTKKFIHNKLKCLIIDEADRILEANFEDELKQILKILPKDRQTALFSATQTKKVEDLARLSFQETPIYIDVDDGRKKVTNEGLLQGYVIVPCAKRLLVLYSFLKRHHSKKVMVFFSSCNSVKFHADVFNHINLHCASIHGKQKQQTRTTTFLDFCKAEKGVLLCTDVAARGLHIPDVDWIVQYDPPDEPKEYIHRVGRTARGEGGKGNALLFLIPEELKFLCYLKEAKVPVKEYAYDEKKVANVQSHLENIVGENYFLNKMAKEAYRSYLLAYNSHSMKDIFSVKCLDLQEVAVSFCFSNPPNVSINIDSGNQRKKTRKVDGSRHGFNPNNPYGKRNADDKRQFVRH, encoded by the exons AACAAGCATAAACATAAGAAGAAGAAGCACGACAAAAAGAGACCCCGTGATAttgttgaggaagaagaagaagaagagaatgtGAAAAATACTCATAGCAATGGAGAAATCtcgaaaaagaagaagaagaataaggaggaggaggagaatgAAGTGGAAGTAGAAACTGAATTGGAAGAGAAAAAAGTGAAGAACAATAGTGGTTCTGGAATTATGAGCAATGAATCATTTGCTTCTCTTGAATTGTCTAAATCTACTTCTAAAGCTATTATGGATATGGGATTCCAAAACATGACTCAG ATTCAAGCAAGAGCAATTCCACCACTTTTGAATGGAAAAAATGTTCTTGGTGCTGCAAGGACTGGTTCTGGAAAAACTCTTGCCTTTTTAATTCCTGCTGTTGAGCTTTTGCACAAGCTTAAATTTAATCCTCGAGATGGAGCTGGTGTTGTTGTCATATGCCCCACTAGAGAGCTTGCTATTCAG ACGCATGATGTTGCCAAGGAGCTTCTAAAGTATCATTCACAAACTCTTGGATTGATTATTGGAGGTTCATCTAGAAAAAGTGAAGCTCAACACCTTGCTAAAGGGGTAAATATATTGGTAGCTACCCCTGGTCGTCTTCTGGATCATCTTCAAAATACTAAgaaattcattcataataaacTGAAG TGCCTCATTATTGATGAAGCTGACAGGATATTGGAAGCAAATTTTGAGGATGAATTGAAGCAGATTCTCAAGATCCTCCCAAAG GACAGGCAGACAGCTTTATTTTCAGCTACACAAACAAAGAAG GTTGAAGATCTTGCTCGCCTGTCATTTCAAGAGACTCCTATCTATATTGATGTAGACGATGGAAGAAAGAAG GTCACAAATGAAGGATTGCTTCAGGGTTATGTTATTGTCCCCTGCGCCAAGCGATTATTGGTTCTCTATTCCTTCTTGAAGAGGCATCACTCGAAAAAAGTGATGGTCTTTTTCTCTTCATGCAACAGTGTCAAATTCCATGCAGACGTTTTTAATCACATCAATTTGCATTGTGCAAGTATTCATGGAAAACAAAAGCAACAGACCCGGACAACTACTTTCCTTGACTTCTGCAAAGCAGAAAAAGGGGTCTTGCTCTGTACTGATGTTGCTGCTCGTGGACTGCACATACCTGATGTG GACTGGATTGTGCAGTATGATCCACCTGATGAACCAAAG GAATATATCCACAGGGTTGGTAGAACAGCTCGTGGGGAAGGTGGAAAAGGAAATGCTTTACTTTTCCTGATTCCTGAAGAATTGAAATTTCTTTGCTATCTGAAG GAAGCTAAGGTCCCTGTGAAAGAATATGCTTATGATGAAAAGAAGGTGGCAAATGTACAGTCTCACCTG GAGAATATTGTTggtgaaaattattttttgaacaaaatgGCTAAAGAAGCTTATAGATCATACCTATTAGCATACAATTCACATTCCATGAAGGATATATTCAGTGTGAAATGCCTTGATTTGCAG GAAGTTGCTGTTTCATTCTGTTTTTCGAACCCTCCAAATGTGAGCATTAACATAGACAGCGGCAATCAAAGGAAGAAAACACGTAAAGTTGATGGAAGTAGACATGGATTCAACCCAAACAATCCTTATGGAAAGCGAAATGCTGATGATAAGCGACAATTTGTGAGGCACTGA